One region of Azoarcus sp. CIB genomic DNA includes:
- a CDS encoding Glu/Leu/Phe/Val dehydrogenase dimerization domain-containing protein, whose product MSVFNLSDFADHEQVVFCSDEKSGLKAIIAVHNSNLGPALGGCRMWPYASEEEAIRDVLRLSRGMTYKSAMANLKLGGGKSVIIGNPRTDKTPELLKAFAQAVERVNGRYIAAEDSGTGVDDMKFMSQFTDHVAGIIDKPSENGVRSGDPSPATAYGTFVGIKAAVKERLGRDSLAGLKIAVQGLGNVGFDLARQLKEAGAQLWVTDIHREPLIRAGKELDATVVAPDEIFGLDVDVFAPCAMGAIINDQTLPQLKAKIVAGAANNQLAEPRHGLALMNKGILYAPDYVINAGGIIDVYYERTGNFDRAALKSHIESIYDNLMEIFARARKEERPTGEVADAIAEERFKR is encoded by the coding sequence ATGAGCGTTTTCAACCTGAGCGATTTCGCCGACCACGAACAGGTCGTTTTCTGCAGCGACGAGAAGAGTGGCCTCAAGGCCATCATCGCGGTGCATAACTCCAACCTCGGCCCGGCGCTGGGCGGCTGCCGCATGTGGCCGTATGCCAGCGAAGAGGAAGCGATCCGCGACGTGCTGCGCCTGTCGCGCGGCATGACCTACAAGTCGGCGATGGCCAACCTCAAGCTCGGCGGCGGCAAGTCCGTGATCATCGGCAACCCGCGCACCGACAAGACGCCCGAGCTGCTGAAGGCCTTTGCCCAGGCCGTCGAGCGCGTCAATGGCCGCTATATCGCCGCGGAAGATTCCGGCACCGGCGTCGACGACATGAAGTTCATGTCGCAATTCACCGACCACGTCGCCGGCATCATCGACAAGCCGTCCGAGAATGGCGTGCGCAGCGGCGACCCCTCGCCCGCGACTGCCTACGGCACCTTCGTCGGCATCAAGGCCGCCGTCAAGGAGCGCCTCGGCCGCGACTCGCTCGCCGGTCTGAAAATCGCCGTGCAGGGCCTCGGCAATGTCGGCTTCGACCTCGCCCGCCAGCTGAAGGAAGCCGGCGCGCAGTTGTGGGTCACCGACATCCACCGCGAGCCACTGATCCGCGCGGGCAAGGAACTCGATGCGACCGTCGTCGCGCCGGACGAAATCTTCGGCCTCGACGTCGACGTCTTCGCCCCCTGCGCGATGGGCGCGATCATCAACGACCAGACCCTTCCGCAACTGAAGGCCAAGATCGTCGCCGGCGCCGCCAACAACCAGCTCGCGGAGCCGCGCCACGGGCTCGCGCTGATGAACAAGGGCATCCTGTACGCGCCCGACTACGTCATCAACGCCGGCGGCATCATCGACGTGTATTACGAGCGCACCGGCAACTTCGACCGCGCCGCGCTGAAGTCCCACATCGAGAGCATCTACGACAACCTGATGGAAATCTTCGCGCGTGCGCGCAAGGAAGAGCGCCCGACCGGGGAAGTCGCCGACGCGATCGCCGAGGAGCGCTTCAAGCGCTGA
- a CDS encoding indolepyruvate ferredoxin oxidoreductase family protein: MSNTHSNTHAPQAPAAVALDDKYTLTSGRAYMTGIQALVRLPIMQRLRDQAAGLNTAGFVTGYRGSPLGNVDQEFWKAKKYLEPHHVRFQPGLNEDLAATAVWGTQQVNLDPNALYDGVFSIWYGKGPGVDRTGDVFRHANAAGTSKHGGVLVIAGDDHGAKSSTLPHQTEHVFKAMMMPVLAPAGIQDYLEYGLHGFALSRYSGCWVAFKALTDTVETSASVDIDPFKVETIIPADFPIPADGLNLRWPDPPLVQEKRLMHHKLYAALAYCRANKLNQTVIDSPNAKLGIITSGKSYLDVRQAFEDLGIDDATAAEIGIRLYKVGMVWPLEAEGVREFADGLDEILVIEEKRQFLEYQLKEELYNWKENVRPRVIGKFDEKGEWALPHSDWMLPAAGDLTPAMIARVIAARIARFYTSDRIKARLAFFDAKEAALAKPRLSIQRVPHYCSGCPHNTSTKVPEGSRAIAGIGCHYMATWLSPETTQTFCQMGGEGVPWVGQAPFTKTPHVFANLGDGTYMHSGILAIRAAVAAKVNITYKILYNDAVAMTGGQPHDGTLSVPIIARQLAAEGIGNIIVVNDGPRAYGPADLPHGVPIRHRDELDAVQRELREVPGVTAIIYDQTCAAEKRRRRKRGKFPDPAMRVVINDLVCEGCGDCSEKSNCMSVAAVETEFGRKRTIDQSACNKDFSCVKGFCPSFVTIEGGKLRKGKAATAAADVFASLPEPTLPSTNAPWGILITGVGGTGVVTIGALLGMAAHLEGKGVSILDMAGLAQKGGAVWSHVKIANRPEDIFAARVAAGEANVVIGCDLVVSASDESLAKMRTGHTRVVINRDQTNTSEFVRGFAAQARTGNVVKHPDPQFPAGSMESQIVDAVGSQNVEFLEASRLATAILGDSIATNLFMLGFAWQRGLVPLSRDAIMRAIELNGAGVDANKSAFQWGRRAAVDPEAVAKAAKPQHGTPEHHKLSASLDEVIARRKAYLADYQDAAYAERYAKLVERVRAAEAKVQPGMTLLTEAVARGYHKLLAYKDEYEVARLYTDSDFLKRVEEQFEGDYKLVFHMAPPALADKDPQTGQLQKKKYGPWMLKAMRMLAKMKGLRGSALDPFARTHDRKLDRQLIADYERIVEEILAGLEKANFETAVELANLPDQIRGFGHIRERYLRNARMREAELLAAFRRKERPADGSGAKVRKTIAVIPG, from the coding sequence ATGTCGAATACCCATTCGAACACCCACGCCCCGCAGGCTCCCGCCGCCGTCGCACTCGACGACAAATACACGCTCACCTCCGGTCGTGCCTACATGACCGGCATCCAGGCGCTGGTGCGCCTGCCGATCATGCAGCGGCTGCGCGACCAGGCCGCGGGGCTCAATACCGCCGGCTTCGTCACCGGCTACCGCGGCTCGCCGCTCGGCAACGTCGACCAGGAGTTCTGGAAGGCGAAGAAATACCTCGAACCGCATCACGTCCGCTTCCAGCCGGGCCTCAACGAAGACCTCGCGGCGACCGCCGTGTGGGGCACGCAGCAGGTGAACCTCGATCCGAACGCGCTGTACGACGGCGTGTTCTCGATCTGGTACGGCAAGGGCCCGGGCGTGGACCGCACCGGCGACGTATTCCGCCACGCCAACGCCGCGGGCACTTCGAAGCACGGTGGCGTGCTGGTGATCGCGGGCGACGACCACGGCGCCAAGTCCTCGACGCTGCCGCATCAGACCGAGCACGTCTTCAAGGCGATGATGATGCCGGTGCTCGCGCCCGCCGGCATCCAGGACTATCTCGAATACGGCCTGCACGGCTTCGCGCTGTCGCGCTATTCGGGCTGCTGGGTCGCGTTCAAGGCGCTGACCGACACCGTCGAGACCTCGGCCTCGGTCGACATCGACCCGTTCAAGGTCGAGACGATCATCCCGGCCGACTTCCCGATTCCCGCCGACGGGCTCAACCTGCGCTGGCCCGATCCCCCGCTGGTGCAGGAAAAGCGCCTGATGCACCACAAGCTGTACGCGGCGCTCGCCTACTGCCGCGCCAACAAGCTCAACCAGACGGTGATCGACAGCCCGAACGCCAAGCTCGGCATCATCACCTCCGGCAAGAGCTACCTCGACGTGCGCCAGGCCTTCGAAGATCTCGGCATCGACGACGCGACTGCCGCCGAGATCGGCATCCGCCTGTACAAGGTCGGCATGGTGTGGCCGCTCGAAGCCGAGGGCGTGCGCGAATTCGCTGATGGCCTCGACGAGATCCTCGTGATCGAGGAGAAGCGCCAGTTCCTCGAATACCAGTTGAAGGAGGAGCTCTACAACTGGAAGGAGAACGTCCGCCCGCGCGTCATCGGCAAGTTCGACGAAAAGGGCGAATGGGCCCTGCCGCATAGCGACTGGATGCTGCCCGCGGCCGGCGACCTCACGCCGGCGATGATCGCCCGCGTGATCGCCGCGCGCATCGCCCGCTTCTACACGTCCGACCGCATCAAGGCGCGTCTCGCCTTCTTCGATGCCAAGGAAGCCGCGCTCGCGAAGCCGCGCCTGTCGATCCAGCGCGTGCCGCACTACTGTTCCGGCTGCCCGCACAACACCTCGACCAAGGTGCCCGAAGGCTCGCGCGCGATCGCCGGCATCGGCTGCCACTACATGGCGACCTGGCTGTCCCCCGAGACGACGCAGACCTTCTGCCAGATGGGCGGCGAGGGCGTGCCCTGGGTCGGTCAGGCGCCTTTCACCAAGACCCCGCACGTGTTCGCCAACCTCGGCGACGGCACCTACATGCACTCCGGCATCCTCGCGATCCGCGCGGCCGTCGCGGCAAAGGTCAACATCACCTACAAGATCCTCTACAACGACGCCGTCGCGATGACGGGCGGCCAGCCGCACGACGGCACGCTGTCGGTGCCGATCATCGCGCGCCAGCTCGCCGCCGAAGGCATCGGCAACATCATCGTCGTCAATGACGGACCGCGCGCCTACGGTCCGGCCGACCTGCCGCACGGCGTGCCGATCCGCCACCGCGACGAACTCGATGCGGTGCAGCGCGAGCTGCGCGAAGTGCCGGGCGTCACCGCGATCATCTACGATCAGACCTGCGCCGCCGAGAAGCGCCGCCGCAGGAAGCGCGGCAAGTTCCCGGATCCGGCGATGCGCGTCGTCATCAACGACCTCGTCTGCGAAGGCTGCGGCGACTGCAGCGAGAAGTCGAACTGCATGTCGGTCGCTGCCGTCGAGACCGAATTCGGCCGCAAGCGCACCATCGACCAGTCCGCGTGCAACAAGGACTTCTCGTGCGTGAAGGGCTTCTGCCCGAGCTTCGTGACGATTGAAGGCGGCAAGCTGCGTAAGGGCAAAGCCGCGACAGCGGCCGCCGACGTGTTCGCATCGCTGCCCGAACCGACGCTGCCCTCGACCAACGCCCCCTGGGGCATCCTCATCACCGGCGTCGGCGGCACCGGCGTCGTCACGATCGGCGCGCTGCTCGGCATGGCCGCGCACCTCGAAGGCAAGGGCGTGTCGATCCTCGACATGGCCGGCCTCGCGCAGAAGGGCGGGGCAGTGTGGTCGCACGTCAAGATCGCGAATCGTCCGGAAGACATCTTCGCCGCACGTGTTGCCGCCGGTGAAGCCAACGTCGTCATCGGCTGCGATCTCGTCGTCTCCGCGAGCGACGAATCGCTCGCGAAGATGCGTACCGGCCACACCCGCGTCGTGATCAACCGCGACCAGACCAACACCAGCGAGTTCGTCCGCGGTTTCGCCGCCCAGGCGCGCACCGGCAACGTGGTCAAGCACCCGGACCCGCAGTTCCCGGCCGGCTCGATGGAAAGCCAGATCGTCGACGCCGTCGGCAGCCAGAACGTCGAGTTCCTCGAGGCCTCGCGTCTCGCCACCGCGATCCTCGGCGACTCGATCGCGACCAACCTCTTCATGCTCGGTTTTGCGTGGCAGCGTGGCCTCGTGCCGCTCTCCCGCGACGCGATCATGCGCGCGATCGAGCTCAACGGCGCCGGCGTCGACGCCAACAAGTCCGCCTTCCAGTGGGGCCGCCGCGCCGCCGTCGATCCGGAGGCCGTCGCCAAGGCCGCGAAGCCGCAGCACGGCACGCCGGAGCACCACAAGCTGTCGGCCTCGCTCGATGAAGTGATCGCCCGCCGCAAGGCCTACCTCGCCGACTACCAGGACGCCGCCTACGCCGAACGCTACGCGAAGCTCGTCGAGCGCGTACGTGCCGCCGAAGCCAAGGTCCAGCCCGGCATGACGCTGCTGACCGAAGCCGTCGCGCGCGGCTACCACAAGCTGCTCGCCTACAAGGATGAGTACGAAGTGGCGCGCCTCTACACCGACAGCGACTTCCTGAAGCGCGTCGAAGAGCAGTTCGAAGGCGACTACAAGCTCGTCTTCCACATGGCACCGCCGGCCCTCGCCGACAAGGATCCGCAGACCGGCCAGCTGCAGAAGAAGAAATACGGCCCGTGGATGCTCAAGGCGATGCGCATGCTCGCGAAGATGAAGGGCCTGCGCGGCAGCGCGCTCGACCCCTTCGCCCGCACGCACGACCGCAAGCTCGACCGGCAGCTGATCGCCGACTACGAGCGCATCGTCGAGGAGATCCTCGCCGGGCTCGAGAAGGCGAACTTCGAAACCGCCGTCGAACTCGCGAACCTGCCCGACCAGATCCGCGGCTTCGGCCACATCCGCGAGCGCTACCTGCGCAACGCGCGGATGCGCGAAGCGGAACTCCTCGCGGCCTTCCGCCGCAAGGAGCGCCCGGCGGACGGCAGCGGCGCCAAAGTCCGCAAGACCATTGCGGTGATTCCGGGCTAA
- a CDS encoding Hsp70 family protein has protein sequence MDHPARACGIDFGTSNSTVGWVRPGATTLLALEDGKPTLPSAIFFNADEETTAFGRAALAEYLDGYEGRLMRALKSLLGSSLIDGQTEVQGRALRFRDLLASFIGELKSRAEAQAGRPFDQAVFGRPVRFVDDDDAADRRAQQTLAEIAAQVGFRDVSFQFEPIGAALHYELSLAREELVLIADIGGGTADFSLVRLSPERAKRSHDEHDRREDLLGNGGVHVGGTDFDRALSLECVMPLLGYRSRMKSGAEIPSSVFFQLATWHTINFAYTRQAWADLQNVYRDAAARAELDRLAKVISNREGHWLALQVEQAKIDLSAAPAATMDLDRLQAGLGHTITAADFAHATLSLVDRVAACVRSLLDEAGVRREQVDTIYFTGGGSAVPQLRARIAAELPQARSVEGDLYGSIGAGLAVEAARRYG, from the coding sequence ATGGACCACCCCGCCCGCGCCTGCGGTATCGACTTCGGCACCTCCAACTCCACGGTCGGCTGGGTTCGCCCGGGCGCGACGACCCTGCTCGCGCTCGAGGACGGCAAGCCGACGCTGCCGTCGGCGATCTTCTTCAACGCCGACGAGGAGACGACCGCGTTCGGCCGTGCCGCGCTGGCGGAATACCTGGACGGCTACGAAGGCCGCCTGATGCGCGCGCTGAAGAGCCTGCTGGGCAGCAGCCTGATCGACGGGCAGACCGAGGTGCAGGGGCGGGCGCTGCGCTTTCGCGACCTGCTCGCGAGCTTCATCGGTGAGCTGAAGTCACGCGCCGAGGCGCAGGCCGGACGCCCCTTCGACCAGGCGGTGTTCGGCCGCCCAGTGCGCTTCGTCGATGACGACGACGCGGCCGACCGCAGGGCGCAGCAGACGCTCGCCGAGATCGCCGCCCAGGTCGGTTTCCGCGACGTGAGCTTCCAGTTCGAGCCGATCGGTGCCGCGCTGCACTATGAATTGTCGCTCGCGCGCGAGGAACTGGTGTTGATCGCCGACATCGGCGGCGGCACCGCGGACTTCTCGCTGGTGCGCCTGTCGCCTGAGCGGGCGAAACGCTCGCACGACGAGCACGACCGCCGCGAGGACCTGCTCGGCAATGGCGGCGTGCATGTGGGCGGCACCGACTTCGACCGCGCGCTGAGCCTCGAATGCGTGATGCCGCTGCTCGGCTACCGTAGCCGCATGAAGAGCGGCGCCGAGATTCCGTCGAGCGTGTTCTTCCAGCTCGCGACCTGGCACACGATCAACTTCGCCTACACGCGACAGGCGTGGGCGGACCTGCAGAACGTCTATCGCGACGCCGCCGCGCGCGCGGAGCTGGACCGTCTCGCGAAGGTCATCAGCAATCGCGAGGGGCATTGGCTCGCGCTGCAGGTGGAGCAGGCGAAGATCGATCTGTCGGCGGCGCCGGCGGCGACGATGGACCTCGATCGCCTCCAGGCCGGCCTCGGCCACACGATCACCGCTGCGGATTTCGCCCATGCCACGCTGTCGCTGGTCGACCGCGTCGCGGCCTGCGTGCGTTCGCTGCTTGACGAGGCGGGCGTGCGGCGCGAGCAGGTCGATACGATCTACTTCACCGGCGGCGGCAGCGCGGTGCCGCAACTGCGCGCGCGCATCGCTGCCGAACTGCCGCAGGCGCGCAGCGTCGAGGGCGACCTGTACGGCAGCATCGGGGCTGGTCTCGCAGTGGAGGCGGCGCGCCGCTACGGCTGA
- a CDS encoding branched-chain amino acid ABC transporter substrate-binding protein — MKQNKLIFALTTAGLAASLAAGAVHAKDVVVRIGHAGPLTGPAAAFGKDGENGARLAIEDANAKGIKIGGDTVKFELVSEDDQADPRTATTVAQRLTDSGVKGVVGHVTSGASIPASRIYEQAGIPVITPSSTSPKLTQQGYKMTFRVIANDLQQGNALGKYAVDQLKAKKIAVIDDRTAYGQGLADAFANSVKTSGGQIAGREFTNDKATDFMAILTKIKAMNPDAVFYGGMDAQAAPLARQMKQLGMTAKLLTGDGGCTGEMIKMAGDALSATTFCTQAGIPLDKMPGGAAFRTQFKQRYGNDIHVYAPYAYDAMMSVIEAMKTANSVEPAKYQPALRSLAYQGVTGPVAFDDKGDIKGGSITVYNFDAGKWAPLQTIQ, encoded by the coding sequence ATGAAGCAGAACAAACTGATTTTCGCCCTTACTACCGCCGGCCTCGCTGCGAGCCTCGCCGCCGGAGCCGTCCACGCCAAGGACGTCGTCGTGCGCATCGGCCACGCCGGCCCGCTGACCGGCCCGGCCGCCGCCTTCGGCAAGGACGGTGAAAACGGCGCGCGCCTCGCGATCGAGGATGCCAACGCGAAGGGCATCAAGATCGGCGGTGACACGGTCAAGTTCGAGCTCGTCAGCGAGGACGACCAGGCCGACCCGCGCACCGCGACCACCGTCGCGCAGCGCCTGACCGATTCCGGCGTGAAGGGCGTGGTCGGCCACGTCACCTCCGGCGCCTCGATCCCCGCATCGCGCATCTACGAGCAGGCCGGCATCCCGGTGATCACCCCGTCCTCGACCAGCCCCAAGCTGACCCAGCAGGGCTACAAGATGACCTTCCGCGTCATCGCCAACGACCTGCAGCAGGGCAATGCGCTCGGCAAGTACGCGGTCGATCAGTTGAAGGCGAAGAAGATCGCCGTGATCGATGACCGAACCGCCTACGGCCAGGGCCTCGCCGACGCCTTCGCGAACTCGGTGAAGACCTCCGGTGGCCAGATCGCCGGCCGCGAATTCACCAACGACAAGGCGACCGACTTCATGGCGATCCTCACCAAGATCAAGGCCATGAACCCCGACGCCGTGTTCTACGGCGGCATGGACGCCCAGGCCGCTCCGCTCGCGCGCCAGATGAAGCAGCTCGGCATGACGGCCAAGCTGCTGACCGGCGACGGCGGCTGCACCGGCGAGATGATCAAGATGGCCGGCGACGCGCTGTCGGCGACCACCTTCTGCACCCAGGCCGGCATCCCGCTCGACAAGATGCCCGGCGGCGCGGCCTTCCGCACCCAGTTCAAGCAGCGTTACGGCAACGACATCCACGTCTATGCCCCCTACGCCTACGACGCGATGATGTCCGTCATCGAGGCGATGAAGACGGCCAACTCGGTCGAGCCGGCCAAGTACCAGCCCGCGCTGCGCAGCCTCGCCTACCAGGGCGTCACCGGCCCGGTCGCGTTCGACGACAAGGGCGACATCAAGGGCGGTTCGATCACCGTCTATAACTTCGACGCCGGCAAGTGGGCGCCGCTGCAGACCATCCAGTAA
- a CDS encoding branched-chain amino acid ABC transporter permease: METFLQQTLNGLVSGSIYALVALGYTMVYGILGLINFAHGDLLMVGALVALQTVSLLNAAVPGLHPAILLIAGMAVAVPVCMAVGYLIERIGYRRLRNAPRLAPLITAIGVSFLLQTLAMIIWGREFHVFPQLVSTTPMEPMAGVVVSPLQIFTIVVAFALMGGLMLLVNKSRLGRAMRATAENHRVAGLMGINANGVIAATFIIGSGLAALAGVLFASNYAIAHYAMGFTPGLKAFTAAVLGGIGNLPGAMVGGLVLGLVESFGAGYIEHLTFGFLNSSYQDIFAFVILGAVLIFRPSGLLGERVADRA, encoded by the coding sequence ATGGAAACCTTCCTGCAACAAACACTGAATGGCCTGGTGTCGGGCAGCATCTATGCGCTCGTCGCCCTCGGCTACACCATGGTCTATGGCATTCTGGGCCTGATCAATTTCGCCCATGGCGACCTGTTGATGGTCGGTGCGCTGGTCGCACTGCAGACCGTCTCCCTGCTCAACGCCGCGGTCCCCGGCCTGCATCCGGCAATCCTGCTGATCGCCGGCATGGCCGTCGCCGTACCGGTGTGCATGGCCGTCGGCTACCTGATCGAGCGCATCGGCTATCGCCGCCTGCGCAACGCCCCCCGCCTCGCTCCGCTGATCACCGCGATCGGCGTGTCCTTCCTGCTGCAGACGCTGGCGATGATCATCTGGGGCCGCGAGTTCCACGTCTTCCCGCAGCTGGTGTCGACGACCCCGATGGAGCCGATGGCGGGCGTCGTCGTGTCGCCGCTGCAGATCTTCACCATCGTCGTCGCCTTTGCGCTGATGGGCGGGCTGATGCTGCTGGTGAACAAGAGCCGCCTCGGCCGCGCGATGCGCGCCACCGCCGAGAACCACCGCGTCGCCGGCCTGATGGGCATCAACGCCAATGGCGTGATCGCCGCCACCTTCATCATCGGCTCGGGCCTCGCCGCGCTCGCCGGCGTGCTGTTCGCGTCGAACTACGCGATCGCGCACTACGCGATGGGCTTCACGCCGGGGCTGAAGGCCTTCACCGCGGCGGTGCTCGGCGGCATCGGCAACCTGCCGGGCGCGATGGTCGGCGGTCTGGTGCTGGGCCTCGTCGAAAGCTTCGGCGCCGGCTACATCGAGCACCTGACCTTCGGCTTCCTCAACTCGAGCTACCAGGACATCTTCGCCTTCGTGATCCTCGGCGCCGTCCTGATCTTCCGCCCGTCCGGCCTGCTCGGCGAACGCGTCGCCGACCGCGCCTGA